The following coding sequences are from one Lycium ferocissimum isolate CSIRO_LF1 chromosome 3, AGI_CSIRO_Lferr_CH_V1, whole genome shotgun sequence window:
- the LOC132051209 gene encoding uncharacterized protein LOC132051209, with the protein MENSHSYGTRIRILCLFLGMFLLLSGVSAENRKYPTGNVNLAPFEQWRSAYFCLRNTSPLCSKNHTLTMSGWLNVTQKESKKFCVKGGCADYTKRVLNCIHHVKRDFWFANKATVQHIYDTIDIGCNSLQGFNGTSLYPTQG; encoded by the exons ATGGAAAACTCTCACAGTTATGGCACAAGAATTAGGATCCTTTGTTTATTTTTGGGCATGTTCTTATTACTATCTGGTGTTAGTGCTGAAA ATAGGAAATATCCCACAGGAAATGTGAATTTGGCACCATTTGAACAGTGGAGAAGTGCTTATTTCTGCTTGCGAAAT ACATCTCCACTTTGTTCAAAGAATCATACACTCACTATGTCTGGATGGCTGAATGTAACACAAAAGGAAAGCAAAAAATTCTGTGTAAAAGGAGGGTGTGCAGATTATACTAAAAGAGTACTCAATTGCATTCATCATGTCAAACGTGATTTCTGGTTTGCAAATAAGGCTACTGTTCAACATATCTATGATACAATTGACATTGGCTGCAACTCCCTACAag GGTTTAATGGAACAAGTTTGTACCCAACTCAAGGTTGA
- the LOC132050512 gene encoding ubiquitin-conjugating enzyme E2-17 kDa: MASKRILKELKDLQKDPPTSCSAGPVAEDMFHWQATIMGPTDSPYAGGVFLVSIHFPPDYPFKPPKVAFRTKVFHPNINSNGSICLDILKEQWSPALTISKVLLSICSLLTDPNPDDPLVPEIAHMYKTDRAKYETTARSWTQKYAMG, translated from the exons ATGGCATCGAAGAGGATATTGAAGGAGCTGAAGGATCTGCAGAAGGATCCTCCCACGTCATGCAGTGCTG GTCCAGTGGCAGAGGATATGTTCCATTGGCAAGCAACCATCATGGGGCCTACAGATAGCCCTTATGCAGGAGGTGTATTTTTGGTTTCAATTCATTTCCCTCCGGATTATCCTTTCAAGCCCCCAAAG GTTGCTTTTAGAACTAAGGTTTTCCAtcccaacatcaatagcaaTGGAAGTATTTGTCTGGATATTCTTAAGGAGCAGTGGAGTCCAGCATTAACCATATCGAAG GTCCTGTTGTCCATCTGCTCTCTATTGACTGACCCAAATCCAGATGATCCACTTGTACCAGAAATTGCTCATATGTACAAGACTGACAGGGCCAAATACGAGACCACTGCTCGTAGCTGGACTCAGAAATATGCTATGGGATGA